In Natronomonas halophila, one DNA window encodes the following:
- a CDS encoding acyl-CoA dehydrogenase family protein produces MDLTSEQQMIRETVREFVDNEVAENVDEADEAQEFPEEIWDGLADLDLTGLTVPEKYGGFDADEVTYSIVNEELARGHLAVATALSVHGLATSCIRQFGTQEQQDEWLSEMVDGRPVGAFALSEPHAGSNPAEMTTEARKEGDEYVINGKKQWITNGERAGVVILFAKTDRDDPNTVTQFLVPKDVDGLEVGKKEDKLGLRASDTTTLIFDDVRIPAENRLTEVGDGLKAAFSILTGGRIAIASQAVGVAQAALDDAVDYANDREQFDKPIIEHQAIAHKLADMQTDVQAARLLTRDAARKNEGDVHPKSASMAKYFASETAVDVANEAVQVHGGYGYTKDFDVERYYRDAKITTIYEGTSEIQKKVIARHLKE; encoded by the coding sequence ATGGACCTCACCAGCGAACAGCAGATGATTCGAGAGACGGTACGGGAGTTCGTCGACAACGAAGTCGCCGAGAACGTCGACGAAGCCGACGAAGCCCAGGAGTTCCCCGAAGAGATCTGGGACGGCCTCGCCGACCTCGACCTGACGGGGCTGACCGTGCCCGAAAAGTACGGTGGCTTCGACGCCGACGAGGTCACCTACAGCATCGTCAACGAGGAACTGGCTCGCGGCCACCTGGCCGTTGCGACGGCGCTGTCCGTCCACGGGCTGGCGACGTCGTGTATCCGCCAGTTCGGGACCCAGGAACAGCAGGACGAGTGGCTCTCGGAGATGGTCGATGGCCGCCCAGTCGGTGCCTTCGCGCTCTCGGAGCCACACGCCGGGTCGAACCCCGCCGAGATGACGACCGAAGCCCGCAAGGAGGGCGACGAGTACGTCATCAACGGCAAGAAACAGTGGATTACCAACGGCGAGCGCGCGGGCGTCGTCATCCTCTTCGCCAAGACCGACCGCGACGACCCGAACACGGTCACGCAGTTCCTCGTCCCCAAGGACGTCGACGGGCTGGAGGTCGGCAAGAAGGAGGACAAACTCGGCCTGCGGGCCAGCGACACGACGACACTCATCTTCGATGACGTGCGCATCCCCGCCGAGAACCGCCTGACCGAGGTCGGCGACGGTCTCAAGGCCGCCTTCTCCATTCTGACCGGCGGCCGCATCGCCATCGCCAGCCAGGCCGTCGGCGTAGCACAGGCCGCCCTCGACGACGCCGTCGACTACGCCAACGACCGCGAGCAGTTCGACAAGCCTATCATCGAACATCAGGCCATCGCGCACAAACTCGCCGACATGCAGACCGACGTGCAGGCCGCGCGCCTGCTGACGCGCGATGCCGCCCGCAAGAACGAGGGCGACGTCCACCCCAAATCGGCGAGCATGGCGAAGTACTTCGCCAGCGAGACGGCCGTCGACGTGGCCAACGAGGCCGTGCAGGTCCACGGCGGCTACGGCTACACCAAGGACTTCGACGTCGAACGCTACTACCGCGACGCCAAAATCACGACCATCTACGAGGGGACCTCCGAGATTCAAAAGAAGGTCATCGCGCGACACCTCAAGGAGTAG
- a CDS encoding 3-hydroxyacyl-CoA dehydrogenase family protein — MALQLESIDRVGVVGAGTMGSGIAQVAATAGYDVVMRDIEQSFVEDGFETIDASLDSLVDSDELTAEGAEAAKDRIDGTTDLADLADCDLVIEAAVEDVDIKQDIFADLDEVTTDDAVLATNTSTLSITTIAAATDRPEQVVGIHFMNPVPVMKGVEIVVGEKTDDDVVALAHDFSEDLDKETWESDDKPGFVTNRVLMPWINEGIRAYDEGVASKEDLDKGMTLGTNVPMGPLTLADHIGLDVCLHATETLHEELGDRYKPAYLLKRKVEAGDLGKKTGKGFYEYD; from the coding sequence ATGGCGCTCCAGCTAGAGTCAATCGACCGCGTCGGGGTCGTCGGCGCGGGCACGATGGGTAGTGGTATCGCACAGGTCGCCGCGACGGCGGGGTACGACGTCGTAATGCGTGACATCGAACAATCGTTCGTCGAGGACGGCTTCGAGACCATCGATGCCAGCCTCGATAGTCTGGTCGACAGCGACGAACTGACCGCCGAGGGGGCTGAGGCGGCCAAGGACCGCATCGACGGCACGACGGACCTCGCGGACCTCGCCGACTGTGACCTCGTCATCGAGGCAGCCGTCGAGGACGTCGACATCAAGCAGGACATCTTCGCGGACCTCGATGAGGTGACCACCGACGACGCGGTGTTGGCGACCAACACCTCGACGCTGTCGATTACGACCATCGCCGCGGCGACCGACCGCCCCGAACAGGTCGTCGGCATCCACTTCATGAACCCGGTTCCGGTCATGAAGGGCGTCGAAATCGTCGTCGGCGAGAAGACCGACGACGACGTGGTCGCGCTCGCACACGACTTCTCGGAGGACCTCGACAAGGAGACCTGGGAGTCCGACGACAAGCCGGGGTTCGTCACCAACCGCGTGCTGATGCCGTGGATCAACGAGGGGATTCGGGCCTACGACGAGGGTGTCGCCTCCAAGGAGGACCTCGACAAGGGGATGACGCTGGGGACGAACGTGCCGATGGGGCCGCTGACGCTGGCCGACCATATCGGGCTGGACGTCTGTCTCCACGCCACCGAGACGCTCCACGAGGAGTTGGGCGACCGCTACAAGCCCGCGTACCTTCTCAAGCGGAAAGTCGAAGCCGGCGACCTCGGGAAAAAGACGGGCAAAGGCTTCTACGAGTACGACTGA
- a CDS encoding DUF7519 family protein gives MSSSTTSPLVDTGRPTLRQRVADVIADARHRLTAPRLSDAVAAGVALVATALVASLVLGRTAFVGLAGGVAVAVSLYLLNSDRTPVRFLGGIAVFVAGLACALTLEAAFRALQTSPVAALVTLVVTGATVAVGVAAPLAATRSPDRGRFLVATKRSFLALLGAAALLAVFISPDISLLTTAVDLAVGAIEAILGHLLGSPPTFTVLTAPFVVLAATLSVLWAVRVVPIDTLVPPSSRDAVVDALDGAERGLGYLFLACIVWIIGVVGAVASFGTAQFGQLIVAAPPNVSQVLVLLSLSPGIRLALLGLTAVALGSGLVTRTIQRIRRMNAQWLARALAPALGGAAITAALGWYLSAGDGLATFRRGLRAVNNPVAEFLATLGPYRLAVALLLACGVIALVTLFGFSVLTVLVLPNRLTGPALAAFGVFTCALVAALIGAALPALVGAVAAVVVWDTNTFGRELRDQLPSGPSSARTELVHLAGSLAVGAVAIGVAVLVAGSVGSVAAPTSTGLIALVLAAGAGLTLLSVS, from the coding sequence ATGAGTTCGTCCACCACTTCGCCGCTGGTCGATACCGGACGACCGACGCTCCGCCAGCGCGTGGCCGACGTCATCGCCGATGCTCGCCATCGCCTGACTGCGCCGCGACTCAGCGACGCCGTCGCCGCCGGGGTCGCGCTGGTGGCTACCGCGCTGGTCGCCAGCCTCGTCCTCGGGCGGACGGCCTTCGTCGGCCTCGCGGGTGGCGTGGCCGTCGCCGTCTCGCTGTACCTGCTCAACAGCGACCGAACGCCTGTCCGCTTCCTCGGCGGTATCGCGGTCTTCGTCGCGGGACTGGCGTGTGCGCTCACGCTGGAGGCGGCCTTCCGGGCGCTCCAGACGTCGCCGGTCGCCGCCCTCGTCACGCTGGTGGTGACGGGCGCGACCGTCGCCGTCGGCGTCGCCGCACCGCTTGCTGCAACCCGCTCACCGGACCGCGGCCGGTTCCTCGTCGCGACAAAGCGGTCCTTTCTCGCCCTGCTTGGTGCGGCCGCCTTGCTCGCGGTCTTCATCTCGCCGGACATCAGCCTGCTGACGACGGCGGTGGACCTCGCGGTCGGCGCCATCGAAGCGATTCTCGGCCATCTGCTCGGGTCACCGCCGACGTTCACCGTCCTGACCGCGCCCTTCGTCGTCCTCGCGGCGACGCTGTCGGTGCTGTGGGCGGTTCGGGTCGTCCCCATCGACACGCTGGTGCCGCCCTCCTCGCGAGACGCCGTCGTCGACGCGCTGGACGGGGCCGAACGGGGGCTCGGCTACCTCTTTTTGGCCTGTATCGTCTGGATTATCGGCGTCGTCGGCGCCGTCGCCTCATTCGGAACCGCGCAATTCGGGCAACTCATCGTTGCCGCGCCGCCGAACGTCTCGCAGGTGCTCGTCCTCCTGTCGCTGTCGCCCGGCATCCGCCTCGCGCTACTCGGCCTCACGGCGGTCGCACTCGGCAGCGGCCTCGTGACGCGAACGATACAGCGGATCCGCCGGATGAACGCCCAGTGGCTCGCCCGCGCGCTCGCGCCGGCCCTCGGCGGGGCGGCGATTACCGCCGCCCTCGGCTGGTATCTGTCGGCAGGCGACGGCCTGGCGACCTTCCGCCGCGGTCTCCGGGCCGTGAACAACCCCGTCGCCGAGTTCCTCGCGACGCTCGGGCCATACCGCCTTGCCGTCGCGCTGCTTTTGGCCTGCGGCGTCATCGCGCTCGTGACGCTGTTCGGCTTCTCCGTGCTGACGGTACTCGTCTTGCCGAACCGGCTCACCGGCCCGGCGCTGGCTGCCTTCGGCGTGTTCACCTGCGCGCTCGTGGCCGCGCTCATCGGGGCAGCCCTGCCCGCCTTGGTCGGCGCCGTCGCGGCCGTCGTCGTCTGGGACACCAACACCTTCGGCCGGGAACTCCGCGACCAGTTGCCGTCGGGGCCGTCGAGCGCGCGGACGGAACTGGTCCACCTCGCCGGCAGCCTCGCGGTCGGCGCGGTCGCAATCGGCGTGGCCGTCCTCGTCGCCGGCTCGGTCGGGTCGGTGGCCGCACCGACGTCGACGGGTCTTATCGCGCTCGTACTCGCGGCCGGCGCCGGCCTGACGCTACTCAGCGTCTCGTAG
- a CDS encoding tRNA pseudouridine(54/55) synthase Pus10: MTVIDDARELLATGPLCDSCLGRPFADRSFGLTNAERGRALRTTAALEDDEPFEERDEECWVCEGICERFDELADRVVEALGETELYTYQVGTRVPPLVEENDRLLRLDAGLEEDVGEQLKTEVNREVGRRVGANLDAEVDFERPDVQFTVDLEDDTIDVQRNSIAIYGRYRKLERDIPQTEWEKFDESVEELVAPPFLSAFRGTEAVFHGAGREDVDALMLGTGRPFVLEVKEPRRRDADLDELEAEVNGGTGGKVEVENLAFARYDMVERVKELDASKTYRATVDFHDPVSEADFEAALEALDGATIDQRTPHRVDHRRADLVRERQVLSIEGELEDEYTATVDVHGEGGLYIKELVSSDEGRTEPSLAGELGVDAEVSALDVISVQGVDEQFLTDEYRVERDGEPVSGE; this comes from the coding sequence ATGACCGTCATCGACGACGCCCGCGAGTTGCTGGCGACGGGGCCGCTCTGCGATTCCTGTCTCGGCCGCCCGTTCGCCGACCGCAGTTTCGGCCTGACGAACGCCGAACGGGGCCGTGCGCTCCGGACGACCGCCGCCCTAGAGGACGACGAACCGTTCGAGGAACGCGATGAGGAATGCTGGGTCTGTGAAGGTATCTGCGAGCGCTTCGACGAACTCGCCGACCGCGTCGTCGAGGCGCTCGGCGAGACCGAACTGTACACCTATCAGGTCGGCACTCGCGTCCCGCCGCTGGTCGAGGAAAACGACCGCCTGCTCCGTCTCGATGCAGGTCTCGAAGAGGACGTCGGCGAGCAACTCAAAACCGAGGTCAACCGCGAGGTGGGCCGCCGCGTCGGCGCGAATCTCGATGCCGAAGTCGACTTCGAGCGCCCCGACGTCCAGTTCACCGTCGACCTCGAAGACGACACGATCGACGTCCAGCGCAACTCCATCGCCATCTACGGCCGCTACCGGAAGCTCGAACGCGACATCCCTCAGACGGAGTGGGAGAAGTTCGACGAGAGCGTCGAGGAACTGGTCGCCCCGCCCTTCCTGAGTGCCTTCCGCGGCACCGAAGCCGTCTTCCACGGCGCCGGCCGCGAGGACGTCGACGCCCTCATGCTGGGAACCGGACGGCCGTTCGTGCTGGAGGTCAAGGAACCGCGACGCCGGGATGCCGACCTCGACGAACTCGAAGCCGAGGTCAACGGCGGCACCGGCGGCAAGGTCGAAGTCGAGAACCTCGCCTTCGCCCGCTACGACATGGTTGAGCGGGTCAAGGAACTCGACGCCTCGAAGACGTATCGCGCGACCGTCGACTTCCACGACCCCGTCTCCGAGGCCGACTTCGAGGCGGCGCTGGAAGCGCTTGACGGCGCGACCATCGACCAGCGGACGCCCCATCGCGTCGACCATCGGCGCGCGGACCTCGTCCGCGAGCGACAGGTGCTCTCCATCGAGGGCGAACTTGAGGACGAGTACACCGCAACCGTCGACGTTCACGGCGAGGGCGGCCTCTACATCAAGGAACTCGTCAGCAGCGACGAGGGACGCACCGAACCCAGCCTCGCCGGCGAGTTGGGCGTCGACGCGGAAGTTTCGGCCCTCGACGTGATTTCGGTTCAGGGCGTCGACGAACAGTTCCTCACCGACGAGTATCGGGTGGAGCGGGACGGCGAGCCGGTTTCGGGCGAGTAG
- a CDS encoding acyl CoA:acetate/3-ketoacid CoA transferase codes for MVLVEPVDEAVQCIEDGDTVGIGGFVAVGIPEYVLQGLGERYAESGAPGNLTLYHPAAEGDRQGNGISHLVQDGMIERVIGSHWGFVPDLMEKIVAGDVEAYNLPFGAMDHLLRDTAAGKPGTITTVGLRTFVDPRQDGAKANDETTEDIVEVITVDGEEYLFYHAQSLDVAIIRGTTADENGNISMEREALTSNMLATAQAAHNAGGTVIAQVERVTEAGSLSAREVDVPGVVVDKVVEAPAADHKQTYGEDYSGAFSGEIRVPQDDGDGQTPLTERKVIARRAAMELVPDAVVNLGVGVPETIPAVANEGGISDEITQTVEAGPIGGSPSGGISFGTAINHEALVTSPEQFDFYDGGGLDIGYLGMAQIDADGNINVSRFGSQLPGCGGFINITQNAEKVVFCGTLTTGGLEVDVGDGTLDIVSEGEGTKFVDEVEQITFSGEYAVETDQPIVYVTERAVFELSSDGVVLTEVAPGVDVEADVIDKMAFEPAVADDLAEMHPGLFREEPMDLTEYVD; via the coding sequence ATGGTACTCGTAGAACCCGTCGACGAGGCGGTACAGTGTATCGAAGACGGAGATACCGTCGGTATCGGGGGCTTCGTCGCCGTCGGCATTCCGGAGTACGTGCTGCAGGGACTGGGCGAGCGGTACGCCGAGTCGGGCGCGCCCGGCAACCTGACGCTCTATCACCCGGCCGCCGAGGGCGACCGGCAGGGGAACGGCATCTCCCACCTCGTCCAGGACGGGATGATAGAGCGGGTTATCGGCAGCCACTGGGGCTTCGTCCCGGACCTGATGGAGAAAATCGTCGCGGGCGACGTCGAGGCGTACAACCTCCCGTTCGGTGCGATGGACCACCTGCTCCGTGATACGGCCGCGGGCAAACCCGGGACCATCACCACGGTCGGCCTGCGGACCTTCGTCGACCCGCGTCAGGACGGCGCCAAGGCCAACGACGAGACCACCGAGGACATCGTCGAGGTCATCACCGTCGACGGGGAGGAGTACCTGTTCTACCACGCACAGTCCCTCGACGTCGCCATCATCCGTGGAACGACCGCCGACGAGAACGGCAACATCTCGATGGAACGCGAGGCGCTCACCTCGAACATGCTGGCGACCGCGCAGGCCGCCCACAACGCCGGCGGGACGGTCATCGCACAGGTCGAACGGGTTACCGAGGCGGGGTCGCTGAGCGCTCGTGAGGTCGACGTTCCGGGCGTCGTCGTCGACAAGGTCGTTGAGGCGCCGGCCGCCGACCACAAGCAGACCTACGGCGAGGATTACAGCGGCGCCTTCAGCGGCGAAATCAGGGTTCCGCAAGACGACGGCGACGGTCAGACGCCGCTCACCGAGCGGAAAGTCATCGCGCGCCGGGCGGCGATGGAACTGGTCCCGGACGCCGTCGTGAACCTCGGCGTCGGCGTGCCGGAGACGATTCCGGCCGTCGCGAACGAAGGGGGTATCAGCGACGAAATCACCCAGACCGTCGAGGCGGGCCCCATCGGCGGGTCGCCCTCCGGCGGCATCAGTTTCGGGACGGCCATCAACCACGAGGCACTGGTCACCTCACCAGAGCAGTTCGACTTCTACGACGGCGGCGGCCTCGATATCGGCTATCTCGGGATGGCTCAAATCGACGCCGATGGCAACATCAACGTGAGCCGCTTCGGTTCGCAACTGCCGGGCTGTGGCGGCTTCATCAACATCACGCAGAACGCCGAGAAGGTCGTCTTCTGCGGAACCCTCACCACGGGCGGACTGGAGGTCGACGTCGGCGACGGCACCCTCGATATCGTCTCCGAAGGCGAGGGCACGAAGTTCGTCGACGAGGTCGAACAGATCACCTTCAGCGGCGAGTACGCTGTCGAGACGGACCAGCCCATCGTCTACGTCACCGAGCGGGCCGTCTTCGAACTCTCCAGCGACGGGGTGGTGTTGACCGAGGTCGCCCCGGGCGTCGACGTGGAGGCCGACGTCATCGACAAGATGGCGTTCGAACCGGCCGTCGCCGACGACCTCGCGGAGATGCACCCCGGACTGTTCCGCGAGGAGCCGATGGATCTGACCGAATACGTCGACTGA
- a CDS encoding DUF4129 domain-containing protein: MSGREPFRALVTVLAVVALVFAAGLLPAFGGAAPASQIAAELPGSGGGDMPSQQPQQQPAPQQQGSGSGSGISLSGGPGFDLSGLEGWRPPSNGGLLNGLLDLFSFMGGGSGGQTAPTGDGSDPSQQQQSGSGSDSDQQTATDGEGGQQSDPTDSERCRPANDPYVICFGEQLVPGTTTTLLVLDDNGDPVSGVGVRVNGEPAGTTNAEGLVEVEVPYAEQMVVSVESSNVAATGAYYSVSAAQDGASMSVESEVTIEFASDPGPGEEVSLRATVSDRPLPDATVLIDGEERTRTNDDGVATVTMPTATETQVAVTRGDLEGQRSLTLAAPRIALEGSGPLGIALPGQAATVVVTESGDPVADAEVRLGGESIGTTDDQGRVNATLPTAPTAALGATFPSGITHERTAYIGLIPGVLGVLGLFIIAGLALIARRSNARGPRELGSAIVATAQGIARGVVDRVVGLAATVEAIGAALRDALESLWNALHSKDPIGALQALLDRFRARVRNAGTNTVERVTAIASRGSGDGETTPAATDDGPPIVERAWWSLVSLVGLRRVSRRTPGDVAREAKAAGLPDGPVDRLTEAFRAVKYGGRDPKKYADEASEAEAELDGGDAE, translated from the coding sequence ATGAGTGGCCGAGAGCCGTTTCGTGCGCTGGTGACCGTACTGGCCGTCGTCGCGCTGGTCTTCGCCGCGGGGCTGTTGCCCGCCTTCGGCGGCGCGGCGCCAGCAAGCCAAATCGCCGCCGAGTTACCCGGCAGTGGCGGCGGCGATATGCCGAGCCAACAACCGCAGCAGCAACCGGCCCCACAACAGCAGGGCTCCGGGTCGGGATCGGGAATCAGTCTCTCCGGTGGCCCCGGGTTCGACCTCTCGGGACTCGAAGGCTGGCGACCGCCATCGAACGGCGGCCTACTCAACGGCCTGCTCGACCTGTTTTCCTTCATGGGAGGCGGCAGCGGCGGCCAGACCGCCCCGACCGGCGACGGCAGCGACCCGAGCCAACAGCAGCAAAGCGGGTCCGGAAGCGACTCGGACCAGCAGACCGCCACCGACGGCGAGGGCGGCCAGCAGTCGGATCCGACCGATTCCGAACGGTGCCGACCCGCCAACGACCCCTACGTCATCTGTTTCGGCGAGCAACTCGTCCCCGGTACGACCACGACGCTGCTCGTGTTGGACGACAACGGCGACCCGGTTTCGGGCGTCGGCGTCCGCGTCAACGGCGAACCCGCGGGCACGACCAACGCGGAGGGTCTCGTCGAAGTCGAAGTGCCCTACGCCGAGCAAATGGTTGTGAGCGTGGAATCGAGCAACGTCGCCGCGACGGGCGCGTACTACTCGGTCAGCGCCGCTCAGGACGGCGCCTCGATGTCGGTCGAGTCCGAGGTGACAATCGAGTTCGCCTCGGACCCCGGACCCGGCGAGGAGGTGTCGCTCCGTGCAACCGTCTCCGACCGGCCGCTTCCCGACGCCACCGTGCTAATCGACGGCGAGGAACGGACCCGGACCAACGACGACGGCGTCGCGACGGTGACGATGCCGACGGCGACCGAGACGCAGGTGGCGGTGACCCGCGGCGACCTCGAAGGCCAGCGGAGCCTCACGCTCGCGGCCCCACGTATCGCGCTCGAAGGGTCGGGACCGCTCGGCATCGCGCTTCCCGGACAGGCGGCGACGGTCGTCGTGACCGAATCCGGCGACCCGGTCGCCGATGCCGAGGTGCGTCTCGGCGGCGAGTCGATCGGGACGACCGACGACCAAGGGCGAGTGAACGCGACGCTGCCGACCGCGCCGACCGCGGCGCTCGGAGCGACGTTCCCCTCCGGTATCACCCACGAGCGGACGGCCTACATCGGGCTGATTCCCGGCGTGCTCGGCGTGCTCGGGTTATTCATTATCGCCGGCCTCGCGCTCATCGCCCGACGCTCGAACGCCAGAGGCCCGCGGGAACTCGGGTCGGCTATCGTGGCGACGGCCCAGGGAATCGCCCGCGGCGTCGTCGACCGCGTGGTCGGCCTCGCGGCGACCGTCGAGGCGATTGGGGCCGCCCTGCGGGACGCGCTGGAATCCCTCTGGAACGCCCTGCACTCGAAGGACCCCATCGGAGCACTTCAGGCCCTCTTGGACCGGTTCCGAGCGCGCGTTCGGAACGCCGGGACCAACACCGTCGAACGCGTCACGGCCATCGCCAGTCGCGGTTCCGGCGACGGCGAGACGACGCCGGCCGCCACCGACGACGGCCCGCCCATCGTCGAACGCGCGTGGTGGTCGCTGGTGTCGCTGGTCGGCCTCCGGCGCGTCAGCAGACGAACTCCCGGTGACGTCGCCCGAGAGGCTAAGGCGGCCGGCCTTCCCGACGGCCCGGTCGACCGCCTCACTGAGGCGTTCCGCGCGGTGAAATACGGCGGCCGCGACCCCAAGAAATACGCCGACGAAGCAAGTGAGGCCGAAGCCGAACTCGACGGAGGTGACGCCGAATGA
- a CDS encoding DUF7269 family protein produces the protein MTGVSRFRIGVIAVSLLALAGAGVAVFAPGMVPSPVIAAVTSPSPGVLIAMLAAFGGLLWLVSLQGRTPYSDAPMVPRREPTPDAPRLGAAVDATLERATDLDAARGRRVSTREDLRETLFDLAVDTYAGAAACSPEMAERAVETGAWTDDRRAAATLSDDEGPDLPLWLWLIDLFRGESAFRRRVRHTLSAIDELSRADPGTVEALAEEGDT, from the coding sequence ATGACCGGAGTGAGCCGGTTCCGAATCGGCGTCATCGCGGTCAGCCTGCTCGCACTCGCCGGCGCGGGCGTGGCCGTCTTCGCGCCCGGGATGGTGCCGTCGCCGGTCATCGCCGCGGTCACGAGTCCGTCGCCGGGCGTCCTCATCGCGATGCTAGCGGCCTTCGGCGGCCTCCTGTGGCTGGTCTCGCTTCAGGGGCGGACGCCCTACTCGGACGCGCCGATGGTTCCGCGTCGGGAACCGACCCCCGACGCACCGCGACTCGGCGCTGCGGTCGATGCGACCCTCGAACGGGCGACCGACCTCGATGCCGCCCGTGGCCGGCGCGTCTCGACCCGCGAGGACCTCCGCGAAACGCTGTTCGACCTCGCGGTCGACACCTACGCGGGCGCGGCCGCCTGCTCCCCGGAGATGGCCGAGCGAGCGGTCGAGACGGGCGCCTGGACCGACGACCGGCGAGCGGCCGCGACCCTGAGCGACGACGAGGGGCCGGACCTGCCGCTGTGGCTCTGGCTCATCGACCTCTTCCGCGGCGAATCGGCCTTCCGCCGGCGCGTCCGTCACACGCTGAGCGCCATCGACGAACTGAGTCGTGCCGACCCCGGGACCGTTGAGGCGCTCGCCGAGGAGGGAGACACATGA
- a CDS encoding EthD family reductase: protein MRKLVNLLVRQDGLSHEAFVDYWLNEHAPLAEDLPGVERYATSVPADPEKAAYDGIAELYLAAETTVGDVFGSDAGQRVQADTENFVDGDAGEILVVDETVQFGSD, encoded by the coding sequence ATGCGGAAACTTGTCAATCTCCTCGTCCGACAGGACGGACTGAGCCACGAGGCGTTCGTGGACTACTGGTTGAACGAGCACGCGCCGCTGGCGGAGGACCTCCCCGGCGTCGAACGGTACGCCACGTCGGTGCCCGCCGACCCCGAGAAGGCGGCTTACGACGGAATCGCGGAACTGTATCTCGCCGCGGAGACGACCGTTGGCGACGTGTTCGGAAGCGATGCCGGCCAACGGGTCCAAGCGGATACGGAGAACTTCGTCGATGGCGACGCAGGCGAAATTCTCGTCGTCGACGAGACGGTACAGTTCGGTAGCGACTGA
- a CDS encoding DUF58 domain-containing protein yields the protein MMRWRAAGVAALGAGTLGLLFGNPLFLVVATVPTVYAVYGFLSGVPSPGLAVERSVEPEAPEPGEAVTVRLTVENVGDSPLPDIRVADDPPPVPVDGSTEAASALRSGESLIVEYELSLPRGTHEFGDPTLTVRGVAGRAGEKTVHDVDGATEITCWTLLDEVPLRDRTIHFVGRTPTDTGGSGVEFFSTREYQRGDPVNRINWRRFARTGELTTVDMRVERAITVVFVIDDRAGAQRSWPGYGPDTLDLTTYAVSRALPSLLESNHRVGVAACSGLASDDLASYTEPGRDAATRSAADETIDYAQADGGSVSAERAIRALRERLPANAQVVCCTPLTDGFAEDLVEELEAGSHGVTILSPDLTTAGGDPSLGAATEALQRRARADRLQRRGVPVVDWSLSEPLALTLSRVFETWGETR from the coding sequence ATGATGCGCTGGCGTGCGGCCGGCGTGGCTGCACTCGGCGCCGGCACGCTTGGCCTGCTGTTCGGGAACCCACTCTTCCTCGTCGTCGCGACGGTACCGACGGTCTACGCGGTGTACGGCTTCCTGAGCGGCGTTCCCTCGCCGGGGTTGGCCGTCGAGCGGTCAGTCGAACCCGAGGCCCCGGAACCGGGCGAGGCGGTGACCGTCCGCCTGACCGTCGAGAACGTCGGCGACTCGCCGCTGCCGGACATCCGGGTCGCTGATGACCCGCCGCCGGTACCCGTCGATGGGTCAACGGAGGCCGCCAGCGCCCTCCGATCCGGCGAGTCGCTGATCGTCGAGTACGAACTCTCCCTACCCCGCGGCACCCACGAGTTCGGCGACCCGACGCTGACCGTCCGTGGCGTGGCCGGCCGGGCCGGTGAGAAGACCGTCCACGACGTCGACGGCGCGACCGAAATCACCTGCTGGACGCTCTTGGACGAGGTGCCGCTTCGGGACCGGACCATCCACTTCGTCGGCCGGACGCCGACTGACACCGGCGGCAGCGGCGTCGAGTTCTTCAGTACCCGCGAGTACCAGCGCGGCGATCCCGTCAACCGCATCAACTGGCGGCGCTTCGCCCGCACCGGCGAGTTGACCACCGTCGACATGCGCGTCGAGCGGGCGATAACCGTCGTTTTCGTCATCGACGACCGCGCAGGCGCTCAGCGGTCCTGGCCCGGTTACGGCCCCGACACGCTGGATTTGACGACCTACGCGGTCTCGCGGGCGCTGCCCTCACTGCTCGAATCGAACCACCGCGTCGGCGTCGCCGCCTGCAGCGGCCTCGCGTCGGATGACCTCGCGAGCTACACCGAACCCGGACGCGACGCGGCGACCCGGTCGGCAGCCGACGAGACCATCGACTACGCGCAGGCCGACGGCGGCAGCGTCTCGGCGGAACGGGCGATTCGCGCCCTTCGGGAGCGCCTGCCCGCGAACGCACAGGTCGTCTGCTGTACGCCGCTGACCGATGGCTTCGCCGAGGACCTCGTCGAGGAACTGGAAGCCGGCTCCCATGGTGTGACGATACTCTCGCCGGACCTGACGACCGCGGGCGGGGACCCCTCCCTCGGCGCGGCAACCGAGGCGCTCCAACGGCGGGCACGCGCCGACCGCCTGCAACGGCGCGGCGTCCCCGTCGTCGACTGGTCGCTGTCCGAGCCGCTTGCGCTGACGCTTTCCCGTGTCTTCGAAACGTGGGGTGAGACGCGATGA